A window from Pseudomonas sp. Tri1 encodes these proteins:
- a CDS encoding cupin domain-containing protein, with protein MPLITLEKDIQLSELDAWGTVADLGSQILEGEVKAFGKMTFGAPTDPISSAYFGTTQGKFRMVYPFTEQATVVTGEVVLTDETTGQSTRYKAGDSWFVTKGTPVLWEVVSESFVKHYFAVA; from the coding sequence ATGCCCCTCATCACCCTCGAAAAAGACATCCAGCTGTCCGAACTTGACGCCTGGGGTACTGTCGCCGACCTCGGCTCACAAATTCTCGAAGGCGAGGTCAAAGCCTTCGGCAAGATGACCTTTGGCGCCCCGACCGACCCGATCAGCAGTGCCTATTTCGGCACCACGCAAGGCAAGTTCCGCATGGTTTATCCATTCACGGAACAAGCCACCGTGGTCACCGGCGAAGTGGTCCTCACCGATGAAACCACCGGCCAGAGCACCCGCTACAAGGCTGGCGACAGCTGGTTCGTGACCAAGGGCACGCCCGTACTGTGGGAAGTGGTCAGCGAAAGTTTCGTCAAGCACTACTTCGCGGTAGCCTGA
- a CDS encoding tetratricopeptide repeat protein yields MHLPRRYLLISLSVLLVIGLVAMWLRSTTPQIPEAIKRGYSEALEKARNGQPGAARVLYQQLGRPDLSPKRRVWLHAELPNYPSPQALKLAAADLHSESPDVRRAAIASIVGLVPTGQRSLLLGPLLDDDDQSVRFAAVNALLGSSPDDLGLYFGAMQLAIDTWEQVLGDGPQTAESFYQLARLHLHNAELKKAQQALEQSLRLQPDNLPALVMQIEVLDKLGQGETARQLLARQLQTQPNSAYLQHALGMWLLQHGQNEYAVLGLAKAVELEPNNRTYRYDLATTLHAEQELEAAQKQLQEIVQRYPADRKARVLLINYWKETGQLQNVQILLAQLEQLNPDDPALQQGL; encoded by the coding sequence ATGCACCTGCCCCGCCGCTACCTGCTTATCAGCCTGTCCGTCCTGTTGGTGATCGGTCTCGTCGCAATGTGGCTACGTAGCACCACCCCGCAAATCCCCGAAGCGATCAAGCGTGGCTACAGTGAAGCCTTGGAAAAGGCCCGCAACGGGCAGCCGGGCGCGGCGCGGGTGCTTTATCAGCAGCTGGGACGCCCGGACCTCTCGCCCAAGCGGCGCGTGTGGCTGCACGCCGAGCTGCCCAACTACCCAAGCCCGCAAGCCCTCAAGCTGGCGGCTGCGGACCTGCACAGCGAATCGCCAGACGTACGTCGAGCAGCCATTGCCAGCATCGTCGGGTTGGTGCCGACCGGCCAACGCAGCCTGCTGCTGGGGCCGTTGCTCGATGATGACGACCAGAGCGTCCGGTTCGCCGCCGTGAACGCCCTGCTGGGCTCGTCACCTGACGACCTGGGCCTGTATTTCGGCGCGATGCAGCTCGCCATCGATACCTGGGAGCAGGTGCTTGGGGACGGCCCGCAAACCGCCGAGTCCTTCTATCAGCTCGCTCGCCTGCACCTGCACAATGCCGAGTTGAAAAAGGCCCAGCAGGCGCTGGAACAATCCTTGCGCCTGCAACCGGACAACCTGCCGGCACTGGTCATGCAGATCGAAGTGCTGGACAAACTGGGCCAGGGCGAAACCGCAAGGCAGTTACTTGCCCGGCAGTTGCAAACCCAACCCAACTCGGCTTATCTGCAACATGCATTGGGCATGTGGCTGCTGCAACATGGCCAGAACGAATACGCGGTACTGGGCCTGGCCAAAGCCGTGGAACTGGAGCCCAATAACCGGACTTACCGTTATGACCTGGCAACCACCCTGCACGCCGAGCAGGAACTGGAAGCCGCGCAGAAACAACTGCAGGAAATCGTCCAGCGCTACCCCGCCGACCGCAAGGCCCGGGTGTTGTTGATCAACTACTGGAAGGAGACCGGACAGCTGCAGAATGTGCAGATCCTGTTGGCCCAGCTCGAGCAGCTCAACCCCGACGATCCGGCGTTGCAGCAAGGCCTTTAG
- a CDS encoding molybdenum cofactor biosynthesis F family protein, producing MSTPTDWITVGALADGFAPEAFILPNLADLKNKTFILNFANGWQIEHRFEQDTVSWDAADGHPSGTASYRATSVRPGLYLVDFLKGEGAQTFSVSLVLDTASAAFTAVLGRMPAPEQTREGLYSRALAGKPLTSVEVQFLHGSLDRPWQPGLCPHVPTGELVGLRNLYRYSPSEVYEHIYLNEQFYAWQCLKGVEQGLCDTDRCDTYKITDQLYLFVWREKIIPTLGLVLIDLQQHRSDGKIFGYAGASFDEFSNFPISSYCQVLNRTEYPDA from the coding sequence ATGAGCACACCTACAGACTGGATCACCGTCGGCGCCCTGGCTGACGGCTTCGCCCCTGAAGCTTTCATCCTGCCCAACCTGGCCGATTTGAAGAACAAGACCTTCATCCTGAATTTCGCCAATGGCTGGCAGATCGAGCATCGATTTGAACAAGACACCGTGTCCTGGGACGCGGCTGACGGGCACCCCAGCGGCACCGCGTCGTATCGAGCCACGTCGGTACGCCCAGGCCTGTACCTGGTGGATTTCCTCAAGGGTGAAGGCGCTCAAACCTTCTCGGTCAGCCTTGTGCTCGATACCGCCAGCGCTGCATTCACTGCCGTGCTCGGCCGTATGCCCGCGCCGGAGCAAACCCGTGAAGGCCTTTACAGCCGCGCCTTGGCCGGCAAGCCACTGACCTCGGTTGAAGTGCAATTTCTCCACGGCAGCCTCGACCGCCCTTGGCAGCCAGGCCTGTGCCCGCACGTACCGACCGGCGAACTGGTGGGGTTGCGCAACCTGTATCGCTACAGCCCGAGCGAGGTCTACGAACACATTTACCTGAACGAGCAGTTCTACGCCTGGCAATGCCTCAAGGGTGTTGAACAAGGCCTGTGCGACACCGATCGCTGCGACACCTACAAAATCACCGATCAGTTGTACCTGTTCGTCTGGCGGGAAAAGATCATCCCGACCCTGGGCCTGGTGTTGATCGACCTACAACAGCACCGCAGCGACGGCAAGATTTTCGGTTACGCCGGAGCGTCCTTCGACGAGTTTTCCAATTTCCCGATCAGTTCCTACTGCCAGGTGCTCAACCGGACGGAGTATCCCGATGCCTGA
- a CDS encoding p-hydroxyphenylacetate 3-hydroxylase oxygenase component, with amino-acid sequence MKKPNPLLEDLKPILPAIAANAFQAEKDRTVPAENIALLKGIGMHKAFQPKKYGGMEISLPQFADCIALLAGSCASTAWAMSLLCTHSHQLAMFPAKTQQEIWGDDPDATASSSIAPFGRTEEVEGGVTFSGEMGWSSGCDHAEWAIMGFRRKNAEGTQDYCFAVLPRSDYEIRDDWFAVGMRGSGSKTLIVDKAFVPEHRIQKAKDMMEGTSGGFGLYPDSKIFYSPYRPYFASGFSTVSLGVAERMLEVFREKTRNRVRAYTGAAVGAATPALMRLAESTHQVAAARAFLEKTWQEHAEHGERQQYPSRETLAFWRTNQAYATKMCIQAVDRLMEAAGGGAWFENNELQRLFRDAHLTGAHAYTDYDVCAQILGRELMGLEPDPTMV; translated from the coding sequence ATGAAAAAGCCAAATCCGCTGCTCGAAGACCTCAAGCCTATCCTGCCGGCGATTGCCGCCAATGCCTTCCAGGCGGAAAAGGATCGTACCGTCCCTGCCGAGAATATAGCCCTGCTCAAAGGCATCGGCATGCACAAGGCCTTCCAGCCGAAAAAGTACGGGGGCATGGAGATTTCCCTGCCACAGTTTGCCGATTGCATCGCATTGTTGGCCGGTTCTTGCGCCAGCACCGCCTGGGCCATGAGCCTGTTGTGCACCCACAGCCATCAGCTGGCGATGTTCCCGGCCAAGACCCAGCAGGAAATCTGGGGCGATGATCCCGATGCTACCGCCAGCAGTAGCATCGCGCCGTTTGGCCGCACCGAGGAAGTCGAGGGGGGTGTGACGTTCAGCGGTGAGATGGGCTGGAGCAGTGGTTGCGACCATGCCGAGTGGGCGATCATGGGGTTTCGCCGCAAAAACGCTGAAGGCACCCAGGACTATTGCTTCGCCGTGTTGCCTCGCAGCGATTATGAGATTCGCGATGACTGGTTCGCGGTGGGCATGCGCGGCAGTGGCAGCAAGACGTTGATCGTTGACAAGGCTTTTGTGCCGGAGCATCGGATCCAGAAAGCCAAGGACATGATGGAAGGCACGTCCGGCGGGTTTGGCCTGTACCCCGACAGCAAGATTTTCTACTCGCCGTATCGTCCGTATTTCGCCAGTGGGTTTTCCACCGTCAGCCTGGGCGTAGCCGAACGTATGCTGGAGGTCTTTCGCGAGAAAACCCGCAACCGCGTGCGCGCCTACACCGGTGCTGCGGTCGGTGCCGCAACGCCAGCCTTGATGCGTCTGGCCGAGTCTACCCACCAGGTGGCGGCGGCCCGTGCTTTTCTGGAAAAGACTTGGCAGGAGCATGCCGAGCACGGCGAGCGCCAGCAATACCCCAGCCGTGAAACCCTGGCGTTCTGGCGAACCAACCAGGCCTATGCCACCAAGATGTGCATCCAGGCGGTGGATCGCCTGATGGAGGCGGCCGGTGGTGGCGCGTGGTTTGAGAACAACGAACTGCAGCGACTGTTCCGCGATGCCCACCTCACGGGCGCTCACGCCTACACCGACTACGACGTCTGTGCGCAGATCCTCGGTCGTGAATTGATGGGCCTGGAGCCCGATCCCACCATGGTTTGA
- a CDS encoding SDR family oxidoreductase, whose product MPDDLDFSGKTVLVTGGAQGIGRAIVEAFAMRGARVVIADLGLAQAEAVASQLTAQGSQVDAVGVDLADATAISGMMAGLEQRLGRLDILVHNAGYFPLTPFALITPPLLERTLAVNLSALFWLTQAALPMFRRQGQGCVLVTSSVTGPQVAYPGLSHYAASKAGVNGFIRNAALELAAENVRVNGVEPGMIATPAMTNLGDDEVNQDIARRVPLGRLGKPSDIAGAMLFLASDLAAYVTGQTLVVDGGSTLPEV is encoded by the coding sequence ATGCCTGATGACCTGGATTTCAGCGGCAAAACCGTGCTGGTGACCGGCGGGGCCCAAGGCATTGGCCGGGCCATCGTCGAAGCCTTCGCTATGCGCGGGGCTCGCGTGGTGATCGCCGACCTCGGTCTGGCGCAGGCTGAGGCAGTGGCGAGCCAATTGACTGCCCAGGGTAGTCAGGTGGACGCCGTAGGTGTCGACCTGGCCGACGCCACGGCGATCTCCGGGATGATGGCCGGGCTGGAGCAACGCCTGGGAAGACTGGATATCCTGGTGCACAACGCCGGGTATTTCCCGCTGACGCCCTTCGCCCTGATCACGCCGCCGTTACTTGAGCGAACGCTGGCGGTGAACCTGTCGGCGCTGTTCTGGCTGACCCAGGCCGCACTGCCGATGTTCCGGCGCCAGGGCCAGGGTTGCGTGCTGGTGACCTCCTCGGTCACCGGTCCGCAAGTGGCCTATCCGGGCCTGAGCCACTACGCGGCATCCAAGGCCGGGGTCAACGGTTTCATACGCAATGCGGCGCTGGAACTGGCAGCTGAGAATGTGCGCGTCAACGGCGTCGAGCCCGGCATGATCGCAACACCGGCCATGACGAACCTCGGGGATGATGAAGTCAACCAGGACATCGCCCGCCGGGTGCCGCTGGGGCGACTGGGCAAGCCGAGCGACATCGCCGGGGCCATGCTGTTCCTGGCATCGGACTTGGCCGCGTATGTCACCGGGCAAACCCTGGTGGTCGATGGTGGCTCGACTTTGCCGGAGGTTTGA
- a CDS encoding p-hydroxyphenylacetate 3-hydroxylase reductase component, which translates to MSNVCDTAFDTRAFRRALGNFATGVTVVTAATDDGRKVGVTANSFNSVSLDPPLILWSIDKRSSSHGVFEASSHFAVNVLAADQIDLSNNFARPKEDRFAEIEYEAGEGGAPVFVDCSARFHCEKFQQVDGGDHWIMIGKVVAFDDFGRSPLLYHQGAYSMVLPHTRMTKREEGQSPSSHFQGRLSHNLYYLMTQALRAYQASYQPRQLSTGLRTSEARMLMVLENDAGLSLCDLQREVAMPVREIEEAVANLKRKGLVSDEGDRVRLTGKGVDETEGLWAIAKAQQDKVFGQFSEEQVEHFKAVLKGVIKGA; encoded by the coding sequence ATGTCTAATGTTTGCGATACCGCTTTCGACACCCGCGCGTTCCGCCGCGCCCTGGGCAACTTTGCCACTGGCGTGACCGTGGTCACCGCCGCGACTGACGACGGCCGCAAGGTCGGCGTGACGGCCAACAGTTTCAATTCGGTGTCCCTGGACCCGCCGCTGATCCTCTGGAGCATCGACAAACGCTCCAGCAGCCACGGCGTGTTCGAAGCTTCCAGCCATTTTGCCGTGAACGTGCTGGCCGCCGACCAGATCGACCTGTCGAACAACTTCGCCCGGCCCAAGGAGGACCGCTTCGCCGAGATCGAGTACGAGGCCGGCGAAGGTGGCGCTCCGGTGTTCGTGGACTGCTCAGCGCGTTTTCACTGTGAAAAATTCCAACAGGTTGACGGCGGCGATCACTGGATCATGATCGGCAAGGTCGTGGCCTTTGACGATTTTGGGCGTTCCCCGTTGCTCTATCACCAGGGTGCCTACTCGATGGTCTTGCCCCACACCCGCATGACCAAACGGGAAGAGGGGCAGTCCCCCAGCAGCCACTTCCAAGGTCGCTTGAGCCACAATCTGTATTACCTGATGACCCAAGCGTTGCGGGCCTACCAGGCCAGCTACCAACCTCGCCAGTTGTCCACTGGGTTGCGTACCAGTGAAGCGCGGATGTTGATGGTGCTGGAGAACGACGCCGGGCTGAGCCTTTGCGATCTGCAGCGGGAAGTGGCGATGCCGGTGCGCGAGATCGAAGAAGCCGTGGCCAACCTCAAGCGCAAGGGCCTGGTGAGCGATGAAGGCGATCGAGTGCGCCTGACCGGCAAGGGTGTCGATGAAACCGAAGGGCTCTGGGCGATTGCCAAGGCGCAGCAGGATAAGGTGTTCGGCCAGTTCAGCGAGGAGCAGGTCGAGCATTTCAAAGCGGTGCTCAAGGGTGTGATCAAAGGCGCTTGA
- a CDS encoding ATPase domain-containing protein, with product MSTSNELISAKAATGIEGLDDILSGGLSRGHVFLLEGEPGTGKTTVALQFLLAGAKAGERSLYITLSETERELRQGAASHGWTIDENVHIFELTPPESLLNAEHQQSLLYSSDLELGEATRQIFEVVERVKPTRVVLDSLSEIRLLAQSSLRYRRQILAIKHYFVRYDATVLLLDDLTTESLDKTVHSVAHGVIRLEELTPNYGAERRRIRVVKYRGQKYRGGFHDFTIMGDGIHVFPRLVAAEHRGQYLRKQLSSGLSGVDALLGGGIETGSSTLILGPAGTGKSLISMIFAAAAVQRGEKAALFIFDEELGLLFERMKNVGIDLEALRKTGNLVIEQVDAAELSPGEFSHRVRRCVDEGNIKTVVIDSINGYQAAMPEENALVLHVHELLLYLNRRGAATFMTVAQHGLVGDMQAPVDITYLADTVILLRYFEALGKVRRAISIIKKRTGSHESTIREYRISPLGMTIGEPLEAFQGVLRGVPNYVGADNPLLKDDLP from the coding sequence TTGTCTACATCTAACGAGTTGATCAGCGCAAAAGCCGCCACCGGTATCGAAGGGTTAGACGATATCCTTTCCGGTGGTCTGTCCCGCGGCCATGTGTTCCTGCTGGAAGGGGAACCCGGCACCGGTAAAACCACAGTCGCGTTGCAATTCCTGCTGGCCGGTGCCAAGGCCGGTGAGCGCTCGTTGTACATCACGCTATCGGAAACCGAGCGTGAACTGCGCCAGGGTGCGGCGTCCCACGGCTGGACGATCGATGAAAACGTCCATATCTTCGAGCTGACCCCGCCCGAAAGCCTGCTCAATGCCGAGCATCAGCAAAGCCTGTTGTATTCCTCGGACCTGGAGCTGGGCGAGGCGACCCGCCAGATTTTCGAAGTGGTCGAGCGTGTCAAGCCAACCCGGGTGGTGCTCGACAGCCTGTCGGAGATCCGCCTGCTGGCGCAAAGCTCCCTGCGCTATCGCCGCCAGATCCTGGCAATCAAACACTACTTCGTGCGCTACGATGCCACCGTGTTGCTGCTGGACGACTTGACCACCGAGTCCCTGGACAAGACCGTGCACAGCGTCGCCCACGGGGTGATTCGCCTGGAAGAACTGACCCCCAATTACGGCGCCGAGCGGCGACGGATCCGGGTGGTGAAGTATCGCGGGCAAAAATACCGCGGCGGCTTTCACGATTTCACCATCATGGGCGACGGCATCCATGTTTTCCCGCGCCTGGTGGCCGCCGAACACCGAGGGCAGTATCTGCGCAAACAGCTCTCCAGCGGCCTCAGTGGCGTGGATGCCCTGCTCGGTGGCGGTATCGAAACCGGCTCCAGCACGTTGATCCTGGGTCCCGCCGGCACCGGCAAGTCATTGATTTCGATGATCTTTGCCGCCGCTGCCGTGCAGCGTGGCGAGAAAGCCGCGCTGTTCATCTTCGACGAAGAGTTGGGCCTGCTGTTCGAGCGCATGAAGAACGTAGGCATCGACCTGGAGGCACTGAGAAAAACCGGCAACCTGGTGATCGAACAGGTGGACGCTGCCGAGCTGTCTCCCGGCGAATTCTCACATCGGGTGCGCCGTTGCGTCGATGAAGGCAACATCAAGACCGTAGTGATCGACAGCATCAACGGCTACCAGGCCGCCATGCCAGAGGAAAACGCGCTGGTGCTGCATGTGCATGAACTGTTGCTCTATCTGAACCGCAGGGGCGCGGCGACCTTCATGACCGTGGCCCAGCACGGCCTGGTGGGCGATATGCAAGCGCCTGTGGACATCACCTACCTGGCCGACACGGTGATTCTGCTGCGTTACTTCGAAGCACTGGGCAAGGTTCGCCGCGCAATATCCATTATCAAGAAACGCACCGGCAGCCACGAATCCACCATTCGCGAATACCGCATCAGCCCCCTGGGCATGACCATCGGCGAACCGCTGGAAGCATTCCAGGGGGTATTGCGCGGAGTGCCGAACTATGTCGGAGCGGATAACCCGTTGCTCAAGGATGACCTACCGTGA
- a CDS encoding SDR family oxidoreductase yields the protein MPELRTIVITGAGTGIGAACARSYAAEGANLVLIGRRREPLEQLAEEIGGLVLVGDAACPTTWDGFIAQIRERHGRLDVLLACAGGMGLGSATETSPQSWEAALRSNLDSAFYSARACLPLLQESAGAIVLIASIASLAAGPHVCGYTTTKHALLGLNRSLARDYGPRGVRVNAVCPGWVRTPMADEEMQVLMQFHGQTLQQAYDRVCADVPLRRPASAQEIANACRFLASEQASIITGATLVADGGSSIVDVPTLAFSRMEQPHA from the coding sequence ATGCCTGAATTACGCACCATCGTGATCACCGGCGCCGGCACCGGTATCGGTGCCGCCTGCGCCCGTTCGTATGCCGCCGAAGGCGCCAACCTGGTGTTGATCGGCAGGCGCCGCGAGCCCCTGGAGCAACTGGCCGAGGAAATCGGCGGCCTGGTGTTGGTGGGCGATGCCGCCTGCCCAACGACCTGGGACGGTTTCATCGCACAAATCCGCGAGCGCCATGGCCGACTCGATGTGTTGCTGGCCTGTGCCGGCGGCATGGGTTTGGGCAGCGCCACCGAGACCAGCCCGCAGTCCTGGGAAGCGGCACTGCGCAGCAACCTCGACAGCGCCTTCTACAGCGCGCGGGCTTGCCTGCCGCTGCTGCAAGAAAGTGCCGGCGCCATTGTATTGATCGCCTCCATTGCTTCATTGGCGGCAGGACCGCACGTCTGCGGCTACACCACCACCAAGCATGCGCTGCTGGGCCTGAACCGCTCCCTGGCGCGGGACTATGGCCCCAGAGGCGTACGAGTCAACGCCGTCTGCCCCGGCTGGGTGCGCACGCCAATGGCCGATGAGGAAATGCAGGTACTGATGCAGTTTCATGGCCAGACGCTGCAACAGGCCTACGACCGGGTCTGCGCCGATGTGCCGTTGCGCCGACCCGCCAGCGCGCAGGAGATTGCCAATGCCTGTCGCTTCCTGGCATCGGAACAAGCCTCGATCATCACCGGTGCGACGCTGGTGGCCGACGGCGGTTCCAGCATCGTAGACGTGCCAACCCTGGCGTTCAGTCGGATGGAGCAGCCCCATGCCTGA
- a CDS encoding helix-turn-helix transcriptional regulator: MNVIPTQDIAGHCLHAFTQLIPVSRAAFYCVDRHLQAHDFNLQGMSGEMHRDYLDNYRQFDPLQPRNCLSSGLAVVPLGLAMARQPIRDNHRYRSFLQRYGVVDVVEVFAHRNGQPQAAISLLRTAEQGAFTHQQLTQLTALQTLLQLAVAHLPPHEDALSDLTPKERQIALLLRQGVSNKQLARELDVGLPTIKTHLINLFRKVGVSSRTELVSALFLPPVQPFG; the protein is encoded by the coding sequence ATGAACGTCATCCCCACCCAGGACATCGCCGGCCACTGCCTGCACGCGTTCACCCAGCTCATTCCCGTCAGCCGGGCGGCTTTCTACTGCGTCGACCGGCACCTGCAAGCCCATGACTTCAACCTGCAAGGCATGAGCGGCGAGATGCATCGCGATTATCTGGACAACTATCGCCAGTTCGACCCGTTGCAACCGCGCAATTGCCTGTCCAGCGGTTTGGCCGTGGTGCCCCTGGGCCTGGCGATGGCCCGTCAACCGATACGGGACAACCATCGCTATCGCAGCTTCTTGCAGCGCTATGGCGTTGTGGATGTCGTGGAAGTCTTCGCCCACCGGAACGGTCAGCCCCAGGCCGCCATTTCGTTGTTGCGTACCGCCGAACAAGGTGCCTTCACCCACCAGCAGTTGACCCAACTCACGGCGTTGCAGACCCTGCTGCAACTGGCCGTCGCCCATCTTCCCCCCCATGAGGACGCATTAAGCGACCTGACACCCAAGGAGCGCCAGATCGCATTGCTGTTGCGCCAGGGCGTGAGCAACAAGCAATTGGCCCGGGAGCTGGACGTGGGCTTGCCGACCATCAAGACCCACCTGATCAACCTGTTCCGCAAAGTGGGTGTAAGCAGTCGTACCGAGTTGGTCAGCGCCCTGTTCCTCCCACCGGTTCAACCATTCGGTTGA
- a CDS encoding FAD-binding oxidoreductase gives MINIETPTYYTATKKYNLSFPTLEQDVDADVVVIGGGFSGINTALELAEKGITNIVVLEARYLGFGGTGRNGGQIMAGIGHDLEKIKKDVGEEGLRQVFEISDLGADIIKDRIAKYAIDADFCHGYGYMGFNARQEKTLRAWEKDFKSINTKHEIRFLGGSDVQQIIGSKAYGSALLHMGGGHVHSLNLLLGEAKALVSHGVRIFENSPALEVSYGERITVRTGRGSVRASKLLWACDSFLNKLEPELHRSTINTYAFQMMTEPLSDELIQRISPIRGAYSDIRPVIDYYRVTNENRLLFGAATPLVEHIPQDLKAWNRRLMLKIFPYLKDVKIDLAWGGPMACSPNLFPQIGTLPGRSNAFFVQGYSGFGVTPSHIICKVLAEGMSEGSARYDLVSSIHRPTIIGKDAIRPLLLTAGKSWHQLSGYWSGRR, from the coding sequence ATGATCAATATCGAAACGCCCACCTATTACACGGCCACCAAGAAATACAACCTCAGCTTCCCCACCCTGGAACAGGACGTGGACGCCGACGTTGTGGTAATTGGCGGCGGTTTCTCCGGCATCAATACTGCGCTGGAGCTTGCCGAAAAAGGCATCACCAACATCGTGGTGCTGGAGGCGCGTTACCTGGGCTTCGGCGGCACCGGGCGCAACGGCGGGCAGATCATGGCCGGCATCGGTCATGACCTGGAAAAAATCAAGAAGGACGTCGGTGAAGAGGGCTTGCGCCAGGTCTTCGAGATCAGCGACCTGGGCGCCGATATCATCAAGGACCGTATCGCCAAGTACGCCATCGATGCCGATTTCTGCCATGGCTACGGCTACATGGGTTTTAACGCCCGCCAGGAAAAAACCCTGCGAGCCTGGGAAAAAGACTTCAAGTCAATCAACACCAAGCACGAGATCCGCTTCCTCGGTGGCTCCGACGTGCAACAGATCATCGGTTCCAAGGCCTACGGCAGCGCCTTGCTGCACATGGGTGGCGGGCACGTGCATTCGCTGAACCTGCTGCTGGGCGAAGCCAAGGCCCTGGTCAGCCACGGCGTGCGGATTTTCGAGAACAGCCCGGCCCTTGAGGTCAGCTATGGTGAGCGGATCACCGTGCGTACCGGCCGTGGTTCGGTCAGGGCCAGCAAGCTGCTGTGGGCCTGTGACAGTTTCCTCAACAAGCTGGAACCGGAGTTGCATCGCTCGACTATCAACACCTACGCCTTCCAGATGATGACCGAGCCATTGTCGGACGAACTGATCCAGCGCATCAGCCCGATTCGCGGTGCCTACAGCGATATTCGCCCGGTAATCGACTACTACCGCGTCACCAACGAAAACCGCCTGCTGTTCGGTGCCGCCACGCCCTTGGTGGAGCACATCCCCCAAGACCTCAAGGCTTGGAACCGGCGCCTTATGCTGAAGATTTTCCCCTACCTCAAGGATGTGAAGATCGACCTGGCCTGGGGCGGCCCGATGGCGTGCAGCCCGAACCTGTTCCCGCAGATCGGCACCCTGCCCGGTCGCAGCAATGCGTTTTTCGTCCAGGGTTACTCAGGCTTTGGCGTCACGCCGAGCCACATCATCTGCAAGGTGCTGGCCGAAGGCATGAGCGAGGGCTCGGCGCGCTACGACCTGGTCAGCTCGATCCACCGCCCGACCATCATCGGCAAAGACGCCATCCGCCCACTGCTGCTGACTGCCGGCAAGTCCTGGCATCAGTTGTCGGGTTACTGGAGTGGCCGTCGCTGA